From Zalophus californianus isolate mZalCal1 chromosome 16, mZalCal1.pri.v2, whole genome shotgun sequence, one genomic window encodes:
- the DBF4B gene encoding protein DBF4 homolog B isoform X3 — MPGRGRWGDGRFSELQSSMAESRLRASDLGTQLGVSSCLEKCQKSSPDAGRQPFSGKSFYLDLPAGKSLQFLTGAIQQFGGVIEGFLSKEVSYIVSSRREAKAESRGTSPRGCPSPSKVRGQTPSVAHPKGGHTRPSQKAADSVPRSRGKELLQKAIRNQESGSRGGGGRSSSLLTSARAWGVRILHVDEMLMHVQQLSLDALCVKKQGPKKKPEGTCPAESRMRKVARLKAPFLKIEDESRKFRPFHHQFKSFPEVSFLGPKDASPFEAAMTPGSSHHTREPKDREPSLRSATRTLPRRRKGFCECCQEAFEELHAHLQSTRHQGFALEAHLYAEVDRVIAQLGHSFADAPSWASLPRQPGSPSSDGDPLWPETLPPGQPSQPRAACPGMRQEDELPAPGAPEQAGSEGSVKPPAEPVGAGRMPGPVANCQELGGSTDVIADPPGTPGSESPVHQYLRTRSGSAEFSGLDVAPVGHKRKVQLPGGNPEKRSGVSQPQASSFVLRARSPCGTRTTGGRPVLCLPLPGREHRPLASLLPVPEPLPWQPTERPAEPPWPGGGWPPGI; from the exons ATGCCGGGAAGGGGAAGATGGG GCGACGGCAGATTCTCTGAGCTGCAGAGTTCTATGGCGGAGAGTAGGCTCCGGGCTTCGGACCTAG gGACTCAGCTGGGAGTTTCCAGTTGTCTGGAAAAATGCCAGAAGAGCTCACCAGATGCTGGGAGGCAGCCCTTCTCTGGAAAGTCCTTTTATCTGGATCTGCCTGCCGGCAAAAGTCTCCAGTTTTTGACGGGGGCCATCCAGCAGTTCGGTGGG GTAATTGAGGGTTTTCTGAGCAAAGAAGTAAGTTACATCGTGTCCAGCCGCAGGGAGGCGAAAGCAGAGAGCAGGGGGACAAGCCCCAgaggctgccccagccccagcaagGTCAGAGGACAGACACCGTCCGTGGCCCATCCGAAGGGCGGCCACACCAGGCCTTCGCAGAAGGCTGCAGACTCG GTGCCTAGGAGCAGAGGCAAGGAGCTACTGCAGAAGGCCATCAGAAACCAG GAGAGTGGCAGCAGGGGAGGTGGCGGGAGAAGCAGCAGTCTCCTGACCAGTGCCCGCGCCTGGGGAGTGAGGATTCTGCACGTGGACG AAATGCTGATGCACGTGCAGCAGCTGTCTCTTGATGCTCTGTGTGTGAAGAAACAAGGGCCAAAGAAGAAGCCAGAG GGAACATGTCCAGCAGAGTCAAGAATGCGGAAAG TGGCCAGGCTGAAGGCACCGTTCCTCAAAATCGAAGATGAGAGCAG GAAGTTTCGTCCCTTCCACCATCAATTTAAGTCCTTTCCTGAAGTTTCTTTTCTGGGACCCAAAGATGCAAGTCCCTTTGAGGCCGCGATGACCCCAGGCAGCTCGCATCATACCAG AGAACCCAAGGACCGTGAGCCGAGCCTGCGATCGGCCACCCGCACCCTgcccaggaggaggaagggcttcTGTGAGTGCTGCCAGGAGGCCTTTGAGGAGCTCCACGCG CATCTCCAGAGCACCCGGCACCAGGGCTTCGCCCTAGAAGCCCACCTGTACGCAGAAGTCGATCGGGTCATTGCCCAGCTTGGCCACAGCTTTGCCGACGCCCCCTCCTGGGCCAGCCTCCCCAG GCAGCCGGGCTCCCCGTCTTCCGATGGTGACCCTCTGTGGCCTGAGACTCTGCCTCCCGGCCAGCCCTCCCAACCCCGGGCCGCGTGTCCGGGGATGAGACAGGAAGACGAGCTCCCGGCCCCGGGCGCCCCAGAGCAAGCCGGCTCGGAGGGCAGTGTGAAGCCACCCGCCGAACCCGTGGGGGCTGGCCGGATGCCGGGACCAGTAGCAaactgccaggagctggggggctCAACGGATGTCATTGCAGACCCCCCAGGGACGCCAGGGTCTGAGAGCCCTGTACATCAGTACCTCCGGACACGCTCTGGTTCTGCGGAATTCTCTGGCCTGGACGTGGCCCCTGTTGGCCACAAGCGGAAGGTTCAGCTCCCCGGTGGCAATCCCGAGAAGCGGTCAGGGGTCTCCCAGCCACAGGCCTCGTCCTTCGTCCTGAGAGCCCGGAGCCCCTGTGGCACCAGGACAACCGGTGGCAGGCctgtcctctgccttccccttccaGGCCGCGAGCACAGGCCCttggcctccctcctccccgtcCCAGAGCCCCTCCCCTGGCAGCCCACGGAGAGGCCAGCAGAGCCCCCTTGGCCCGGGGGAGGATGGCCCCCCGGGATCTGA
- the DBF4B gene encoding protein DBF4 homolog B isoform X1, translated as MPGRGRWGDGRFSELQSSMAESRLRASDLGTQLGVSSCLEKCQKSSPDAGRQPFSGKSFYLDLPAGKSLQFLTGAIQQFGGVIEGFLSKEVSYIVSSRREAKAESRGTSPRGCPSPSKVRGQTPSVAHPKGGHTRPSQKAADSVPRSRGKELLQKAIRNQESGSRGGGGRSSSLLTSARAWGVRILHVDEMLMHVQQLSLDALCVKKQGPKKKPEVGRPAELKGNGQSAVVKSVTTSGTCPAESRMRKVARLKAPFLKIEDESRKFRPFHHQFKSFPEVSFLGPKDASPFEAAMTPGSSHHTREPKDREPSLRSATRTLPRRRKGFCECCQEAFEELHAHLQSTRHQGFALEAHLYAEVDRVIAQLGHSFADAPSWASLPRQPGSPSSDGDPLWPETLPPGQPSQPRAACPGMRQEDELPAPGAPEQAGSEGSVKPPAEPVGAGRMPGPVANCQELGGSTDVIADPPGTPGSESPVHQYLRTRSGSAEFSGLDVAPVGHKRKVQLPGGNPEKRSGVSQPQASSFVLRARSPCGTRTTGGRPVLCLPLPGREHRPLASLLPVPEPLPWQPTERPAEPPWPGGGWPPGI; from the exons ATGCCGGGAAGGGGAAGATGGG GCGACGGCAGATTCTCTGAGCTGCAGAGTTCTATGGCGGAGAGTAGGCTCCGGGCTTCGGACCTAG gGACTCAGCTGGGAGTTTCCAGTTGTCTGGAAAAATGCCAGAAGAGCTCACCAGATGCTGGGAGGCAGCCCTTCTCTGGAAAGTCCTTTTATCTGGATCTGCCTGCCGGCAAAAGTCTCCAGTTTTTGACGGGGGCCATCCAGCAGTTCGGTGGG GTAATTGAGGGTTTTCTGAGCAAAGAAGTAAGTTACATCGTGTCCAGCCGCAGGGAGGCGAAAGCAGAGAGCAGGGGGACAAGCCCCAgaggctgccccagccccagcaagGTCAGAGGACAGACACCGTCCGTGGCCCATCCGAAGGGCGGCCACACCAGGCCTTCGCAGAAGGCTGCAGACTCG GTGCCTAGGAGCAGAGGCAAGGAGCTACTGCAGAAGGCCATCAGAAACCAG GAGAGTGGCAGCAGGGGAGGTGGCGGGAGAAGCAGCAGTCTCCTGACCAGTGCCCGCGCCTGGGGAGTGAGGATTCTGCACGTGGACG AAATGCTGATGCACGTGCAGCAGCTGTCTCTTGATGCTCTGTGTGTGAAGAAACAAGGGCCAAAGAAGAAGCCAGAGGTGGGTCGTCCTGCTGAACTGAAGGGAAATGGACAGTCTGCAGTGGTGAAGTCTGTGACAACTTCG GGAACATGTCCAGCAGAGTCAAGAATGCGGAAAG TGGCCAGGCTGAAGGCACCGTTCCTCAAAATCGAAGATGAGAGCAG GAAGTTTCGTCCCTTCCACCATCAATTTAAGTCCTTTCCTGAAGTTTCTTTTCTGGGACCCAAAGATGCAAGTCCCTTTGAGGCCGCGATGACCCCAGGCAGCTCGCATCATACCAG AGAACCCAAGGACCGTGAGCCGAGCCTGCGATCGGCCACCCGCACCCTgcccaggaggaggaagggcttcTGTGAGTGCTGCCAGGAGGCCTTTGAGGAGCTCCACGCG CATCTCCAGAGCACCCGGCACCAGGGCTTCGCCCTAGAAGCCCACCTGTACGCAGAAGTCGATCGGGTCATTGCCCAGCTTGGCCACAGCTTTGCCGACGCCCCCTCCTGGGCCAGCCTCCCCAG GCAGCCGGGCTCCCCGTCTTCCGATGGTGACCCTCTGTGGCCTGAGACTCTGCCTCCCGGCCAGCCCTCCCAACCCCGGGCCGCGTGTCCGGGGATGAGACAGGAAGACGAGCTCCCGGCCCCGGGCGCCCCAGAGCAAGCCGGCTCGGAGGGCAGTGTGAAGCCACCCGCCGAACCCGTGGGGGCTGGCCGGATGCCGGGACCAGTAGCAaactgccaggagctggggggctCAACGGATGTCATTGCAGACCCCCCAGGGACGCCAGGGTCTGAGAGCCCTGTACATCAGTACCTCCGGACACGCTCTGGTTCTGCGGAATTCTCTGGCCTGGACGTGGCCCCTGTTGGCCACAAGCGGAAGGTTCAGCTCCCCGGTGGCAATCCCGAGAAGCGGTCAGGGGTCTCCCAGCCACAGGCCTCGTCCTTCGTCCTGAGAGCCCGGAGCCCCTGTGGCACCAGGACAACCGGTGGCAGGCctgtcctctgccttccccttccaGGCCGCGAGCACAGGCCCttggcctccctcctccccgtcCCAGAGCCCCTCCCCTGGCAGCCCACGGAGAGGCCAGCAGAGCCCCCTTGGCCCGGGGGAGGATGGCCCCCCGGGATCTGA
- the DBF4B gene encoding protein DBF4 homolog B isoform X2, whose protein sequence is MAESRLRASDLGTQLGVSSCLEKCQKSSPDAGRQPFSGKSFYLDLPAGKSLQFLTGAIQQFGGVIEGFLSKEVSYIVSSRREAKAESRGTSPRGCPSPSKVRGQTPSVAHPKGGHTRPSQKAADSVPRSRGKELLQKAIRNQESGSRGGGGRSSSLLTSARAWGVRILHVDEMLMHVQQLSLDALCVKKQGPKKKPEVGRPAELKGNGQSAVVKSVTTSGTCPAESRMRKVARLKAPFLKIEDESRKFRPFHHQFKSFPEVSFLGPKDASPFEAAMTPGSSHHTREPKDREPSLRSATRTLPRRRKGFCECCQEAFEELHAHLQSTRHQGFALEAHLYAEVDRVIAQLGHSFADAPSWASLPRQPGSPSSDGDPLWPETLPPGQPSQPRAACPGMRQEDELPAPGAPEQAGSEGSVKPPAEPVGAGRMPGPVANCQELGGSTDVIADPPGTPGSESPVHQYLRTRSGSAEFSGLDVAPVGHKRKVQLPGGNPEKRSGVSQPQASSFVLRARSPCGTRTTGGRPVLCLPLPGREHRPLASLLPVPEPLPWQPTERPAEPPWPGGGWPPGI, encoded by the exons ATGGCGGAGAGTAGGCTCCGGGCTTCGGACCTAG gGACTCAGCTGGGAGTTTCCAGTTGTCTGGAAAAATGCCAGAAGAGCTCACCAGATGCTGGGAGGCAGCCCTTCTCTGGAAAGTCCTTTTATCTGGATCTGCCTGCCGGCAAAAGTCTCCAGTTTTTGACGGGGGCCATCCAGCAGTTCGGTGGG GTAATTGAGGGTTTTCTGAGCAAAGAAGTAAGTTACATCGTGTCCAGCCGCAGGGAGGCGAAAGCAGAGAGCAGGGGGACAAGCCCCAgaggctgccccagccccagcaagGTCAGAGGACAGACACCGTCCGTGGCCCATCCGAAGGGCGGCCACACCAGGCCTTCGCAGAAGGCTGCAGACTCG GTGCCTAGGAGCAGAGGCAAGGAGCTACTGCAGAAGGCCATCAGAAACCAG GAGAGTGGCAGCAGGGGAGGTGGCGGGAGAAGCAGCAGTCTCCTGACCAGTGCCCGCGCCTGGGGAGTGAGGATTCTGCACGTGGACG AAATGCTGATGCACGTGCAGCAGCTGTCTCTTGATGCTCTGTGTGTGAAGAAACAAGGGCCAAAGAAGAAGCCAGAGGTGGGTCGTCCTGCTGAACTGAAGGGAAATGGACAGTCTGCAGTGGTGAAGTCTGTGACAACTTCG GGAACATGTCCAGCAGAGTCAAGAATGCGGAAAG TGGCCAGGCTGAAGGCACCGTTCCTCAAAATCGAAGATGAGAGCAG GAAGTTTCGTCCCTTCCACCATCAATTTAAGTCCTTTCCTGAAGTTTCTTTTCTGGGACCCAAAGATGCAAGTCCCTTTGAGGCCGCGATGACCCCAGGCAGCTCGCATCATACCAG AGAACCCAAGGACCGTGAGCCGAGCCTGCGATCGGCCACCCGCACCCTgcccaggaggaggaagggcttcTGTGAGTGCTGCCAGGAGGCCTTTGAGGAGCTCCACGCG CATCTCCAGAGCACCCGGCACCAGGGCTTCGCCCTAGAAGCCCACCTGTACGCAGAAGTCGATCGGGTCATTGCCCAGCTTGGCCACAGCTTTGCCGACGCCCCCTCCTGGGCCAGCCTCCCCAG GCAGCCGGGCTCCCCGTCTTCCGATGGTGACCCTCTGTGGCCTGAGACTCTGCCTCCCGGCCAGCCCTCCCAACCCCGGGCCGCGTGTCCGGGGATGAGACAGGAAGACGAGCTCCCGGCCCCGGGCGCCCCAGAGCAAGCCGGCTCGGAGGGCAGTGTGAAGCCACCCGCCGAACCCGTGGGGGCTGGCCGGATGCCGGGACCAGTAGCAaactgccaggagctggggggctCAACGGATGTCATTGCAGACCCCCCAGGGACGCCAGGGTCTGAGAGCCCTGTACATCAGTACCTCCGGACACGCTCTGGTTCTGCGGAATTCTCTGGCCTGGACGTGGCCCCTGTTGGCCACAAGCGGAAGGTTCAGCTCCCCGGTGGCAATCCCGAGAAGCGGTCAGGGGTCTCCCAGCCACAGGCCTCGTCCTTCGTCCTGAGAGCCCGGAGCCCCTGTGGCACCAGGACAACCGGTGGCAGGCctgtcctctgccttccccttccaGGCCGCGAGCACAGGCCCttggcctccctcctccccgtcCCAGAGCCCCTCCCCTGGCAGCCCACGGAGAGGCCAGCAGAGCCCCCTTGGCCCGGGGGAGGATGGCCCCCCGGGATCTGA
- the DBF4B gene encoding protein DBF4 homolog B isoform X4 has translation MPGRGRWGDGRFSELQSSMAESRLRASDLGTQLGVSSCLEKCQKSSPDAGRQPFSGKSFYLDLPAGKSLQFLTGAIQQFGGVPRSRGKELLQKAIRNQESGSRGGGGRSSSLLTSARAWGVRILHVDEMLMHVQQLSLDALCVKKQGPKKKPEVGRPAELKGNGQSAVVKSVTTSGTCPAESRMRKVARLKAPFLKIEDESRKFRPFHHQFKSFPEVSFLGPKDASPFEAAMTPGSSHHTREPKDREPSLRSATRTLPRRRKGFCECCQEAFEELHAHLQSTRHQGFALEAHLYAEVDRVIAQLGHSFADAPSWASLPRQPGSPSSDGDPLWPETLPPGQPSQPRAACPGMRQEDELPAPGAPEQAGSEGSVKPPAEPVGAGRMPGPVANCQELGGSTDVIADPPGTPGSESPVHQYLRTRSGSAEFSGLDVAPVGHKRKVQLPGGNPEKRSGVSQPQASSFVLRARSPCGTRTTGGRPVLCLPLPGREHRPLASLLPVPEPLPWQPTERPAEPPWPGGGWPPGI, from the exons ATGCCGGGAAGGGGAAGATGGG GCGACGGCAGATTCTCTGAGCTGCAGAGTTCTATGGCGGAGAGTAGGCTCCGGGCTTCGGACCTAG gGACTCAGCTGGGAGTTTCCAGTTGTCTGGAAAAATGCCAGAAGAGCTCACCAGATGCTGGGAGGCAGCCCTTCTCTGGAAAGTCCTTTTATCTGGATCTGCCTGCCGGCAAAAGTCTCCAGTTTTTGACGGGGGCCATCCAGCAGTTCGGTGGG GTGCCTAGGAGCAGAGGCAAGGAGCTACTGCAGAAGGCCATCAGAAACCAG GAGAGTGGCAGCAGGGGAGGTGGCGGGAGAAGCAGCAGTCTCCTGACCAGTGCCCGCGCCTGGGGAGTGAGGATTCTGCACGTGGACG AAATGCTGATGCACGTGCAGCAGCTGTCTCTTGATGCTCTGTGTGTGAAGAAACAAGGGCCAAAGAAGAAGCCAGAGGTGGGTCGTCCTGCTGAACTGAAGGGAAATGGACAGTCTGCAGTGGTGAAGTCTGTGACAACTTCG GGAACATGTCCAGCAGAGTCAAGAATGCGGAAAG TGGCCAGGCTGAAGGCACCGTTCCTCAAAATCGAAGATGAGAGCAG GAAGTTTCGTCCCTTCCACCATCAATTTAAGTCCTTTCCTGAAGTTTCTTTTCTGGGACCCAAAGATGCAAGTCCCTTTGAGGCCGCGATGACCCCAGGCAGCTCGCATCATACCAG AGAACCCAAGGACCGTGAGCCGAGCCTGCGATCGGCCACCCGCACCCTgcccaggaggaggaagggcttcTGTGAGTGCTGCCAGGAGGCCTTTGAGGAGCTCCACGCG CATCTCCAGAGCACCCGGCACCAGGGCTTCGCCCTAGAAGCCCACCTGTACGCAGAAGTCGATCGGGTCATTGCCCAGCTTGGCCACAGCTTTGCCGACGCCCCCTCCTGGGCCAGCCTCCCCAG GCAGCCGGGCTCCCCGTCTTCCGATGGTGACCCTCTGTGGCCTGAGACTCTGCCTCCCGGCCAGCCCTCCCAACCCCGGGCCGCGTGTCCGGGGATGAGACAGGAAGACGAGCTCCCGGCCCCGGGCGCCCCAGAGCAAGCCGGCTCGGAGGGCAGTGTGAAGCCACCCGCCGAACCCGTGGGGGCTGGCCGGATGCCGGGACCAGTAGCAaactgccaggagctggggggctCAACGGATGTCATTGCAGACCCCCCAGGGACGCCAGGGTCTGAGAGCCCTGTACATCAGTACCTCCGGACACGCTCTGGTTCTGCGGAATTCTCTGGCCTGGACGTGGCCCCTGTTGGCCACAAGCGGAAGGTTCAGCTCCCCGGTGGCAATCCCGAGAAGCGGTCAGGGGTCTCCCAGCCACAGGCCTCGTCCTTCGTCCTGAGAGCCCGGAGCCCCTGTGGCACCAGGACAACCGGTGGCAGGCctgtcctctgccttccccttccaGGCCGCGAGCACAGGCCCttggcctccctcctccccgtcCCAGAGCCCCTCCCCTGGCAGCCCACGGAGAGGCCAGCAGAGCCCCCTTGGCCCGGGGGAGGATGGCCCCCCGGGATCTGA